Proteins encoded within one genomic window of Brassica rapa cultivar Chiifu-401-42 chromosome A09, CAAS_Brap_v3.01, whole genome shotgun sequence:
- the LOC103838547 gene encoding cytochrome P450 71B19-like has translation MAISLLCLFLIAIASLIFVGKKMKRYKWNLPPSPPQLPIIGNLHQVGELPHRSLQRLAQRTGHVMLVHLGMAPITVVSSKEAAEEVLRTHDLDCCTRPNLAGPRLISRGFKDIGFSQYSEEWKERRKFLVRELFSLKKVQSSRYIREEECNFMAKKLSESTVDRSTVDLSKTLYWLTASIFFKLAFGHSFHESKFVDQEKIDELVFEAETALASFTCSDFFPVKLKRILNICV, from the coding sequence ATGGCAATCTCTTTGCTCTGTCTTTTCCTCATCGCCATTGCTTCCTTAATCTTTGTTGGAAAGAAGATGAAACGCTATAAATGGAATCTTCCTCCAAGCCCTCCACAGTTACCGATCATCGGAAACTTACACCAAGTTGGAGAGTTGCCTCACAGGTCACTTCAACGCCTAGCTCAAAGAACGGGACATGTCATGCTTGTTCACTTAGGTATGGCCCCTATAACGGTAGTCTCATCAAAAGAAGCAGCTGAAGAAGTGCTCAGAACTCATGACCTAGACTGTTGCACGAGGCCTAATCTTGCCGGACCGAGGCTAATCTCTCGGGGTTTTAAAGATATCGGGTTTTCGCAATACAGTGAAGAGTGGAAAGAGCGGCGTAAGTTTTTGGTGCGCGAGCTTTTCTCTTTGAAAAAGGTTCAGTCTTCAAGATATATCAGAGAGGAAGAGTGTAACTTCATGGCCAAGAAACTGTCCGAATCCACCGTTGATCGATCTACAGTCGATTTGAGCAAAACCCTTTACTGGCTTACCGCGAGTATTTTCTTTAAACTTGCTTTTGGACATAGTTTCCACGAGAGCAAGTTTGTGGATCAAGAAAAGATAGATGAGCTCGTGTTCGAAGCCGAGACTGCCCTAGCTAGTTTCACTTGCTCTGATTTCTTCCCTGTTAAACTCAAGAGAATACTGAATATTTGTGTGTGA